The genome window CAATTCCCGGAAGTAGAACGCATCGTCATTCTAGAGGATGGGAAAAAGGTAGAATCGCTGATGGGCCACATGGAAGTGTCGGAGCCATTGACGAGAGACAAGCAGTAAAACAAAGAAGCGGCATAGCCTGTTGATTCAGGGGACTGACCCCCGTCCGTAGGACAGGGATCAAAACACCTTAGCCATTTAAGCAGCCAGTTGCCGAAATTGAATCGGTGACTGGTTGTTTAGTTTCGTTTGAATGCGAATTGAGTTATAGTAATGAATGTAGTTTTGGACAATCTGTACAACGATGGCCGTCGTCGTACAGATAAAATTATCGAGATAGAACGTTTCAGACTTTAGTGTGGAATGAAACGACTCGATGGGGGCATTATCAGCGGGCGTACCCTTACGGGACATGCTCATGGTAATGCCTTTTCCCTTTACTGCTGCTTGATACGCCTGAGACGTATACACGCTGCCCTGATCGCTATGAAGCATCATTCCAGGTTGGTCTGGCAGTTGATATAGCGTATCGAGGACTAACGATGTGTCTTGCTTGTCAGAAATACTGTATGCCACAATCTCACCGTTGTACAAGTCCATGATGCTCGATAAATATAAAAGTTTACTTCCGTAAGGTAAATAAGTAATGTCGGTCACTAATTTCTGCATTGGGGCACTTGCTTGAAATTGTCTCAGCAGGAGATGATCTGCTACATAAGAAGGTTGACCTGTTGTCTTGCGCTTCTTCACCTTCACTCGGCATTGTAGTTGTTCACGCTGCATGATACGTTGTACTCGTTTATGATTAATAGACATCTCAGCTCGCATCAGAGCTGTAATCTTTCTATACCCATAACGGAACTTATGTTGAATACATAATTGCCGAATCTTTCCCACAACGAGATCCTCGTTTCTTTTCCCGTATGCAGCTTTCCAACGGTAGTAGGTAGAACGAGGGATACCAAGCCACGCGCAAGCTTGGCTCACACTTACTTGCCCACGAATGGACTCCATCCAAGGAACGATTACTTCTGGTGACACCTCCTTTCCCACTCCTCTAACTTTTTTAGAACGTCCAGTTGTTGTTTTAGAAAACGATTCTCTGCTTTGACCTGTTCCAGTTCAGAATCGTACATCGGCCCTCTTCCAAAACTGTATTGCTTTCCTACAGGTTGCTGAAGACGATGAACGTCTCCACTACGATACCAGCGCATCCACTGTTGAATTTGGGTCTTATTTTTTATATTTAGTTCTTGCATGATCTGCTTTTTGGTGACGCCTGCAAGACGCATTTCAATTGCTTTCATTTTAATTTCTACGGGATAACTAACTCTTGTTGCCAACGCAAAAACACCTCCAAGGTTGTCCCCATATCTTACGACATGGTTGTTTTCTCTTGAAGGTGTTTTGATTTGTCTCACATTACGGGGTCAGTCCCCAGGTTGTGCCGCTTCTTTCTTTTATGTCCGTTCCCGTTCGCTGACAAAGAACTTGATCGCGTAAATGCCAGCCAGTCCTACGAGCGTATACACGATCCTGCTCATGAGAGTGCCCGCCCCTCCGAAGAGAGTGGCAATCAGATCAAATTGAAGAAGTCCGATGAATCCCCAGTTGAGGGCGCCGATAATGACGAGCAGCAAGGCGAGTTTTTCCACGAATGTCACCTCACTTCAAAAGGGATAAACGAATGTTTCCCGATCTCCTTCTCTTTTATCCCAAACATATCCGTCACATTTTTGATCTTTAAAAAACCTTAACAATGCCAACACAAAACAACAACATTCGACCTGTATAGTTTGTACTTGTAAGAGAGAAAAACAAACCGACCCTTTTAAGGAGGATTTTCATCAAATGAAAAAACTCAGCAAAATGTTCATGGCATTGACTTTTGTGGGTGCACTTCTCGCGGGCTGCGGAAGCAACAATGCTGCTCCGGCACCAGCTCAGCAACCGGCTGCTCAACCTTCGACACCAGCTCCGGAAGCTAACAATTCAGGTTCCGCTACGACTTCTCCCGGTGAGCCGGTAACTGCTGTCGGTTCTACCGCTTTGCAACCCCTGGTTGAGCAATCAGCCAAGGACTATATGGCAAAGAATCAAGGCGTTCAAATTCAAGTGCAAGGCGGAGGTAGCGGTACTGGTCTGAGCCAAGTGGCAAGCGGCGCTGCAACAATCGGTAACTCCGACATTTTTGCTGAAGAGAAAAAAGGAATTCCAGCAAACGAGCTGGTCGACCATAAAGTAGCGGTAGTCGGAATGGCTGCAGCTGTAAGCCCCAAAGTGAAAGTAGACAACTTGACGAAGCAACAGTTGATCGACATCTTCACGGGTAAAATCACCAACTGGAAAGATGTTGGCGGCGACGACATGAAAATCACCCTGGTAAATCGTCCGAAGTCCTCCGGTACTCGTGCAACTTTCAACAAGTTCGCTATGGACGGTAAAGAAGAAGCGGAAGGCATCACAGAGGATTCTTCGGGTACTGTTCGTAAAATCATCGCAGAAACACCTGGCGCAATCGGCTACCTGGCACTGTCCTATTTCAATGATTCTGTAAAAGCGTTGAAACTCGATGGCGTAGAAGCAAATGCAGAAAACATCACTACCAATAAATATCCAGTATGGGCTTATGAGCACATGTACACCAAAGGCGAACCAACTGGCAATGCAAAAGCATTCCTGGAGTTCATCCTGTCCGACGAAGTTCAAAAGAAAACCGTTACGGATCTGGGCTTCCTGCCAATCACAGACATGAAAGTAGAACGTGATGCGGAAGGGAAAGTAACGCAAAAATAAGAAGACATGAGCACAAGCGAAATAGAGGGGTGGGGGGGCACTTACCCCTCATTTTGCTTGCGTAGATGGGCAGCAATTGTTTTTCTAGGGAGGGAAATTATGAACCGTCGTAGTGAAGGGTCAACGATCATTGTAGATAAAAAGGTCGTGGGTGACGCCAAGAAGTCTGACAGCGAACGTCAATCTCTGATTGCTAGAAAAATGCTGACGTACAACAAACGTCAATTCACCGAAAACATCACCGGTAGGACCGTAGCGTTGGTATGTGCGGCTTTGCTGGTCATTGTCGTCTTGTCGATTACCTATTTTATTGCATCCAAAGGGCTCTCCACGTTCTTTGTTAATGGCGTGAGCATTAGTGAGTTTTTAACCCAGGTGAAATGGGATCCTGAGGGTGAGCCGGCCATGTACGGGGTATTCCCGTTTATTCTGGGTTCATTTCTGGTCACAGCCCTGGCGGCCATTATTGCAGCGCCGTTAGGAATCGGTGCAGCTATTTTCATGACGGAGATTTTCCCGAACTTCGGTAAAAAGGTGTTGAAGCCGGTTATCGAGCTGCTCGTGGGAATTCCTTCGGTTGTTTACGGTTATGTTGGTCTCAGCTTGCTCGTCCCATTCATTCGGGAACAATTTGACGTATTGGGCTTCAGCTTGCTGGCCGGTGGACTTGTGCTGGCATTGATGATTCTTCCTACGATCACAAGCGTGGCGACAGATGCGATCGAGGCAGTACCGCAAGACTTGCGGAACGCATCCTTGGCATTGGGCGCTACTCGTTGGCAAACGATTTGGAATGTCGTGCTGCATTCTTCCCTTCCAGGCTGCTTGACAGCCGTAGTACTGGGGATGGCCCGTGCATTTGGGGAAGCACTCGCTGTGCAGATGGTTATCGGAAATACGACAAAGCTCCCAGGCAGTCTGCTGGATCCAATCAGCACCCTGACGAGCGGAATTACTTTGAACATGGGGAATACGATTCAAGGCACTCCTTATAACAATGCACTCTGGTCAATGGCTTTGCTGCTCCTCGCGATGTCCTTTGTCTTCATCATGATCCTGCGCTTCCTCGGCAGAAAAAGGATGGTGAAATAAAATGAGAGCAAGAGTGATGGACCGCGCAGCTACGGTCGTTCTGACACTGATTGCGATTTTGATTATCGGTACGCTGGTAGGCTTGCTCGGTTTTATTTTGACCCAGGGCTGGCACAAGCTGAATCTGGACTTCCTCACTTCTCCGCCTGATATCGTGAATGCAGGTGGCGGGATTGGACCGCAATTGTTCAATTCCTTGTACTTGCTCGTATTGACGATGCTGATTGCCTTGCCGCTCGGTATCGGAGCAGGTATTTATATGGCTGAATACGCACCGGATAACAAGTTTACCCAGTTTATCCGGATGAGCATAGAAGTGTTGTCGTCGCTCCCATCGATCGTCGTGGGTCTGTTTGGTTTGCTGGTCTTCGTAAACATGACCGGCTGGGGTTACACCTTGTTCTCTGGCGCATTGGCTCTGACGGTGTTCAATTTGCCGCTGCTGGTTCGCGTGACCGAGGATGCTTTGCGCAACGTTCCGCGCAGCCAAAAGGAAGCGAGCTTGGCATTGGGAATTACGAAATGGCGCACGATTGTTTCTGTCATTTTGCCTGCTGCGCTCCCAGGGATCATCACCGGTGCGATTCTCGCGTCGGGTCGTGTGTTCGGGGAAGCGGCAGCGTTGCTCTTTACCGCCGGAATGTCTTCACCTAACTTGAACTTTACCGACTTTTCGTTTGGCAGTCCTACCTCGCCGCTCAATCCATTCCGCCCAGCCGAGACATTGGCTGTGCACATCTGGAAGGTAAACAGTGAGGGATTGACGCCGGATGCCCGTGATGTTGCCGATGGTGCTGCTGCTGTACTGATTATTGCCGTACTGCTCTTTAACGTTTCCGCTCGTTGGTTTGGCACATGGGTATACAAGAAGATGACGTCGGGATCCAACTAAGGAGGGTGTAGCTATGTCCGTACTCACCATGCAAGATACGATCATCCAAACCCGCGACGTTTCTGTTTTTTACGGGGAGAAGCGCGCGGTAAACAATATTAACATGGATATTGAACGCAATTCCGTTACAGCATTTATCGGCCCGTCTGGCTGCGGAAAGTCCACGCTCTTGCGCAGCCTGAACCGGATGAACGACCTGGTTCCGTCTTGCCGTGTCACCGGTTCGATTGTCGTCGATGGCATTGACATTAACAGCGAACAAGTCAATATTGAAGGACTGCGTCAAGTTGTCGGGATGGTATTCCAACGCGCGAATCCTTTCTTCAAGTCCATTTATGAAAATATCGCTTTCGCACCTCGTTTTCACGGAATGAGAGACAAACGTGAGCTGGATGAGTTGGTGGAAACCAGCCTGCGAAAGGCGGCGCTCTGGGATGAGGTCAAGGACCGCCTGAAGGATTCAGCGCTCTCCTTGTCCGGTGGTCAGCAGCAGCGTCTGTGCATCGCTCGTGCGATTGCGATGCAGCCGACGATCCTGCTCCTGGATGAGCCGGCATCTGCGCTGGACCCGATTTCCACCATGAAGATCGAGGAGCTGGTCATGCAGCTGAAGGAAGAGTACACGATCGTGATCGTGACGCACAACCTGCACCAGGCTGCACGCATTTCTGAGAGAACGGCATTCTTCCTGTTGGGAGAGCTAGTGGAAATGGATGAGACCTCGAAAATCTTCACATCGCCTGAAAATGAAAGAACGGAAGCGTACATTAGCGGCCGTTTTGGATGAGAAAAAGCCCTTCTTCGCATGTCTGCCATGCCGGAAGGGCTTTTTGCATGCAATCGGTAGGAGCGATGAGAAAAGCTCTCCTAGGCGGAGAGCTTTTCTTCGGTTTGAAAGAAGCTGATTTCCTGCTCCAGATCTTCAATGATGGCAGTGAGCCGCTCTGAATCGTGCAGGAACTGTTCGGATAGGGAGAGGCTCTCTTGCGTAGCGGCAACCGCTTGCTGCGTGCCAGAGACGACTTCCTGAGCAGATAACGAGAGGTTGTCCACTCGCTTCTGAATGGATTGACTTTGCTGATGGATGGAGACGGAAAGCTGTCTGATCGTTTCAAACTGTGAAGTGATCGTCTCGCTGATATGGACGGTTTGTTGGAAGATATCCGTCGCTTGATGGAGTGTCTGAATGCCGCTGATCGTCGTGTGATCCGTCAGCTCCAGACAATCGGAGACTCGCTCCATCCGTGTCTCCCCTGATTGAATGACCTGTTCGATGCGGGCAGTCGCTTCTTCGGTTTGCTCGGACAAGAGTCGGATTTCATCGGCAACGATTCCGAAGCCCAGCCCGGCCTGGCCCGCTCGAGATGCCTCGATCCGTGCATTGAAGGACAGCAGCTTGGTTCGTTTGGATATTTGCGAGATCAGGTCGAGGATCTCACGGATATCCACCATGCTTTCTTTCATCGCCGACATGGCGTGGAGCGAGGATTTCATGTCTTCCGAGATCTTGAGCATGCTGTCCTTTAATGAATCGATGGATGAGGATGCCTTCACGCTTTGCTTCACGGATTCCCGGTTTTGCTGGACTGCGGATTCCATAGAGTCTGTGATGCGAGACATTTCCGATGTGATGTGAGCCATGATGGAGTGGATATCATCGATCTGCACCTGCTGATGGTCCATTTCCTGCGAGAGTCGCTCCGTTACGGTTACTACTTCGCTCTGCATGGCGTGTGAGTGACGAGACCCGTTTCCGACAGTATGGGCGACCTGCTTGACATCCACGAGCACATGCTGGATTTTGCCGATGATCGAACGAATCTGCTGACTCATGCTATTGAAGCTGTCTGCGAGCTGGCGGATCTCGTCATTGCTATGAACCTTCATCGTTTGAAACAGATTGCCTTCACTGAAGGAGGACATTTTTTGCTGGACTTCCTTGACCGGTTTGATGATTTTGCGGACGAACAAGTATAAAAGAGCGGCGAGTGCGCAAAGCCCGACGATGGATATTGCGAGAATCGTCAGCTGCAGCGCATGGACTTCCCGCTTGACCTCCGCTACGGATTGAACGACGATCATGCCCCATTTGAGCGACGGGTCGTACTGATAGGCAGCGTAATAATCAGCTCCGCTAAGCGTCAGTTGCTTGAATCCGGATTGACCCGCCACCACATCTTGAACGACGCTGAGCTGGTTCATGTCAGGTCTCTTGAGGGCATACGTCTTGTCAGGATGAGCGACAAGCTTTCCTACCCGGTCGACGATCATGGCGTATCCCGTGTCACCCAGCTTGATCTGTCCGATGAACTCACTGAGCTTGGGAACAGAGACGAAGGCTACGATCACTCCGACGGCTTCTTCGTCTTCGTTACGCAACGGGAGGGATACGGCGATCTTGGGAAATTCGGTCTGGGAAAACTGGAAAACATCTGAAACGAATGTGGTTTTTTGGTCGATGGCTCCTGTAAACCAGTCTGTCTTTCGCGGATCGTAGTCAGTGCTCAGTGGTGAGCTGGGAAAGGTCAGGTAACGCCCATCCGTCGTCGCTACTTGGATTTCGGAGATGGTTGGATTGCTTGTCACGATATCGGACAGGATCCCGAATGTTTGTCCGTTTGACAGTTTGCTGTTTTTGTACGTGGAACCAAAGGACTGCAAGGCGGTTTCGATGGTGTGCACACGACTGACGGCTTTCTGCAAGGCAGAACCGGTGGCATCTTTCAACTGCTGGTTGGTTTTTTCATTCAGCATGGCTTCGGATTGATGACTGATGAAAAATGCTGCGATGGACATCATGCCGACGACCATGGCCAATATTCCGAAGAACAGCCGGGTGAAGATGGAGCGATAATGAATAGACGAATTGCCGTTACGTTTTTTTCTCAGCATCAAGTGCTCTCCCCTTATATGACAAAACGTTCAGCTTCATTGTAGGAGTTGCCAAGGAGGGAGTATATGGTTTGGCAGTAACATTTACCAGATCTTTACCTTGGGTGAAATCTTTATGGAAACTTAATAAAGATCATACAGAGTCCTAACATTGGCAAGCTATAGTGAATGAGAAAGTATGACGCCATTTACGAAGGAGCGAAAACCGTATGAGTGTGATTGCAGTCCGGGAGTTAAACCTCTTCTACGGTAATAAGCAGGCCCTCTATGATATAAATCTTGATGTGGAATCCCATTCGATCACTGCTTTGATCGGCCCGTCTGGCTGCGGGAAATCGACCTTTCTGCGGACATTGAATCGGATGAATGATTCCGTCGCAAATACAAAGATCACGGGAAGCGTAAAAGTGTTTGACGAAGACATCTACAGCTCGAGCGTTGAGGTGGAGCGTCTGCGAAAAAATATCGGGATGGTGTTCCAGCATCCGAATCCGTTTCCCAAAAGCATTTACGATAACATCACGTATGGCCCCAAGCTGCACGGTTTGACCGACCGTGACAAGCTGGACGAGATCGTGGAGAACAGCTTGAAAGCGGCTGCGTTGTGGGACGAGGTCAAAGATGTGTTGAAAAAGCCTGCGACGGGGCTGTCTGGCGGTCAACAACAGCGTCTGTGCATTGCGCGTGCGCTCGCTGTTCAGCCCAAAATCTTGCTGATGGATGAACCGACATCTGCTCTGGACCCGATCTCGACGGCCAAAATCGAAGAGTTGCTGGAGGAGCTGAAAAGCGTGTACACGATTGTCATCGTGACGCACAACATGCAGCAGGCAGCGCGTATTTCTGACAAGACCGCCTTTTTCCTCAATGGCGAATTGGTCGAGTTTGACATGACGCCGGCAATCTTCCAAAATCCATGCGATAAACGAACAGAGGATTATATTACCGGACGTTTCGGATAAGGACGAATTGTAGTAAGGTAGGAAGAGTAGGCTCATGAGTCTGCTCTTTTTCGCGTTTTTCAGCAGGATCAATTGAACGACAAACCATGGTCAAAAGAGGAGAATTTTAAAGTGGTCTTTATCTCAGTACTCATTTTTATCGCTACACTGACCTTGGTGATTTGGCAGCCGCGGGGATTGTCAATCGGTTATCCGGCAGTCGGAGGAGCCCTCCTGGCGCTGGCTACAGGCGTAGTGACGTTTGCGGACGTGGCAGAGGTTACGTCCATTGTCTGGAACGCGACGTTTGCACTTGTCGGGATCATTATCATTTCGCTTGTTTTGGATGAAATCGGATTTTTTGAATGGGCGGCCTTGCACATGGCCCGGCTGGCAAAGGGTAGCGGCCGCTTGATGTTCACGTACGTCATCTTGCTGGGAACGGTCGTCTCTGCGCTCTTTACCAACGACGGTACGGCATTGATACTGACCCCGATCGTCCTGGCGCAGGTGCGTGCGCTGCGGCTCGATCCCAAGATGGTGCTGGCTTTCGTGATGGCCAGCGGATTCATTGCGGATACGAGCTCGCTTCCCTTTGTGGTGAGCAATCTGGTGAATATCGTCTCCGCGGATTATTTCGGGATCGGTTTTGCGGAGTACGCTGCGCGGATGGTGCTGCCCACGCTCTTTTCCGCGGGTGCGAGTCTTGCTGTCCTGTTTTTCTATTTTCGCGGTAGCATCCCCAAAGTGGTGGATGTGACGCAGCTGAAAAGTCCTCGTGAGGCTATTCGAGACCAGAGGCTGTTCCTTCTGGCTTGGCCGATTCTCGCGGTGCTGCTAGTCGGATTTTTTATGAGTGAGTCCTTCCACGTCCCCGTCTCTTTTATCGTCACAGGAGCTGCACTCATCTTCTGCTTGGCTGCCAAAAGCAGCCCGGTTATCCAGATGCGCCGCATACTGAAGGAAGCTCCGTGGGTCGTCGTCATTTTTTCCATCGGGATGTACGTAGTGGTCTGGGGCTTGCACAATGCGAAATTGACGGATCTGGTGAAAGCGATGCTGGATACGCTGATGGATGACGGGTTGCTGGCCATGACGATCGGAGCTGGCTTTATTTCCGCCATCCTTTCGTCCCTGATGAACAACCTGCCGACCGTGATATTTAACGCCCTTGCCATCGACTCTACGGGGGCAGACGGAATCATGCGCGAAGCCATGATCTACGCCAACGTCATCGGCAGCGACCTGGGGCCCAAAATCACTCCGATCGGCTCCCTGGCGACGCTCCTTTGGCTGCACGTTCTCGGCAGAAAAGATGTCAAGATCACGTGGGGGCAATATTTCAGGACAGGCATTGTTCTTACAGTGCCGACCTTGCTGATTACACTGTTTGGCTTATATCTGACGTTGATATGGTTCGGTTGATGGATTGGCCCGCTGGCAGGATGTTGCCAGCGGTTTTTTTATTCGTGCGCAAAAGACGAGAATAGTACCCCATACACCCGGAAAAAATAGGCGCAAACGAAGAAGAGGAGGAAGTTTCCATGTGGCATGGTTGGCCGATTGAACGTGTCCTCATTTTGTTTACAGGACTTGCTTTTGCATTGGTAGCGGTACAGGTCACATTGTTTCACTCCCGACAAAACTTCCGTCACTGGGCGATGTGGGTGCCTGTCATAGAGCTACCGATATTTGCGGTTACGGCCATTGTTCTTTCCTTTGTGGATGCAGGGTGGCTGCGCTGGGTGTTTGCCTTCATGATGGTTGTCGGGATGGCTGGAGGGCTGTATGGCGGTTATTTGCACACGGTAGGAGTGGGGCAACGCGTCGGTGGCTTTTCTCAGGGACAGAATTTCCAGGTCGGGCCGCCGATTATTCTCCCACTGCTCATAACTGCCGTCTCTGCGCTGGGGCTCATTGCCCTGTATTGGGGGTGATGGCACATGGCAGAAGAACGTCGATATCCCGGCTATGACGTCTGGGAGCAGCATACCGAGTGGGATGGTCACACGAAAAAGGTCGTGGGCGCCAGACGAACGCCGCAGGTCTCCCATCAGTTTTTTACGCAGCCGGAGGCCATGCTGCTGCAGACGATCGTCAGTGTGCTCGTGGATGACCATCGCTTGGAAGTGCTGACCTACATCACGCAGCATCTGGATGATTCCGCGGCGAGTCCGATTGGGGAATCCCAGCGAAAGGTCGGATTACCTCCGAAAAAGGAGCTTTATCGGCTGGGGCTTGCAGGGGTGGATGCTGTGAGTCACGAGAAGTACGGAGCAGGCTTTGTGGCATTGAAGCCCGAGCAGCAGCAGGAAGTTTTGCAGGCCATTTCACAAAGCCAGACCGAACATGGGCAAGCGTGGGCAGGAGTGGTCCCGGCAGACTTTTTCAAGCGAATCCTCCATGATACCGTGTCGGCGTATTATTCGCACCCGCTGGTCTGGTCCGATATCGGCTATGGGGGACCAGCTTATCCGCGCGGGTATGTCCGAGTGGAGAAAGGATTGACAGATCCGTGGGAGGCGAAAGCAGATGGCAAGTGATGACCGGGTCATGCACCATAGCGATCACTATGATGGGCATCGTTCCCGCCATATGGACAATCGGAAATACGCAGATGGAGCGGATGTGTGCATCGTGGGAGCCGGTGCAGCTGGCGGGGTGCTCGCCTACGAGCTGGCAAAAGCCGGACTTCGCGTAGTCGTGATCGAAGCAGGGCCATTCTGGGATCCCCAGAGCGATTTTGCCAGCGACGAGCTGTCCATGCGGCGATTGGCCTGGCAGGAGACGCGGCTCGTGGCGGGGAAAGATCCTCTGCGACTGGGGCACAACAATTCAGGGCGTGGAGTAGGGGGAGGAACCGTTCATTTTACGGGTGTATTCCTGCGGTTTCATGAAAGTGATTTTAAGATCAAGACATTGGATGGGGTAGGCGAAGATTGGCCGATCACCTATCAGGATCTGGCTCCGTATTACGACAAGATCGAACGGGAAATTGCCGTCTCCGGACCCTCGCATTTTCCGTGGGGTGCATTTCGCGGGCCCTATCCATACCCGGTGCGTGAGCCGATCAGCGCCAATTCCCAGCTGTTTCGAGAGGCTTGCGAAAAGCTGGGCTACGATAGCGTGGTTGCACCGCTTGCGATCCTGTCTGGGCCGTTCGATGGGCGGCCGCCGTGCATCAATCGGGGGTTTTGCAATCAGGGCTGTATGCCGAATGCCAAGTACAGCGGATTGATCCACCATATTCCAAAGGCTATTGCGGAAGGAGCGGAAGTGCTGTCCGACTGCATGGTCACGGAAATATTGACGGCAGGCGACAAGGTCAGTGGCGTGCTGTTTACGCACGATGGCTTGACGCACCGGCAGATGGCCCGGGTCGTCATTTTGGCAGGCTTTGTGATTGAAACGCCACGGCTGCTCTTGAATTCGGCGACCTCCCGATTCCCGGACGGCCTTGCCAATTCCAGCGGGTGGGTAGGCAAAGCGATCATGCCGCATTCCAGCCACGACGTGTACGGTCGTCTTCCTGACGAAGTGCGGCTGTACAAAGGGACCCCGGTGCTTGCACTCACGCAGCATTTCTATGAGACTGAACGTGATCGCGGATTTGCTAGGGGCTATACCTTGAACGCGCACGGAGCAAGACCTGTCTCCATGGCAGGAGCGATTGCAGCTGAACGTGTGGACGGATCGTTTTTATGGGGGAAACAGCTCCGGGAGACGATGCTGGACTACAACATGTACGCGCGAGTGACGCTCGTAGGGGAAGTGCTGCCTCATCCGGACAATGCCATTACGCTCAGTGGGGAAAAAGATGAATACGGAATGCCTGTCCCCAAAGTAACCTTCAGCTACCAGGAAAATGACCGCTTGCTCTATCAGCATGCCATAGGCACAATGGAGCAGATCATAGAAGCCATGGGTGGAATACCGGAGCACGTCGTCTCGGATACGGCACATTTGATGGGAGGATGTCGGATGGGGAACGATCCATCGACCTCGGTCGTAAACGAGTTTGGTCAGTCGCACGACATTTCCAACCTTTTCATAGCAGGTGCTTCTACCTTTGTCACATCCAGTGCCAGCAATCCGACAAACACAGTAATGGCGCTGGCTGCACGCACCGCGGATAAGCTGATCGAGGCCATGAAACAGCGTGATGTCCCGTGAGCATTCACGGAACTTTTACGTTCATCTCTTCCCCACCGAACAAAACATATTGTATACTGGGAAACAGATAAGCAAGGCAAAGGTGGGTTAGTATGGATATGGATTTAATGCAGGTACTGTTTTTGTCCGAGGTTTATAAGCTGCTTGGTGACAAGACGCGACTGACGATCATGGCTCTCCTGCAAGTGCAGTCCCTATGTGTTCGTGATCTCGTGGAGATTCTGCAGACTTCCCAACCCTCTGTTTCCCAGCACTTAGCGAAGTTAAAGACACATGGTTTGGTAAAAGAGCGGAGGAAGGGACCATGGGTTTTCTACTCGGTAAATACAGAGTGCGCTCCTGCAGTTCAGCAGATTTTGTCTAATTTGCCGGATATGTCGCCTGTCATCAAACAAAAATCAGCCGAGAATGAACCATCTTTCGGCTGATCCGTCTTTTGAAAGCGTTAGATCACTGGAGATCTAGCGCTTTTTTTACGTGGTAAGAATGGAACGCGGCAAGCTTCCATTCTGGAACGCATAAGGGCTTCCGCTATACGCGGTCGCTCATCTGTGATCTTACAGCGATAAAGCCTTTTTTATTTCTTCCTTGTCAAAACCGTGAATGACGTATTCCTCGCCATTGTCTTTCTTGATATGAGTGACAGGGGTCATGCTGGCACCCAGATTGATGGCTTCCTGGAAGTACGTGTCGTTTTTGCGAATATCGCGGTCCTCAAAAGCAACCTGCTGGCTGGTGAGCCACATTTTTTCCTCTTGGCAAGGTCCGCATGTAGTTTGCGTGTAAATAATGACGGTAGTAGCCATAGGGATGGCGCTCCTTT of Brevibacillus choshinensis contains these proteins:
- a CDS encoding phosphate ABC transporter substrate-binding protein, whose amino-acid sequence is MKKLSKMFMALTFVGALLAGCGSNNAAPAPAQQPAAQPSTPAPEANNSGSATTSPGEPVTAVGSTALQPLVEQSAKDYMAKNQGVQIQVQGGGSGTGLSQVASGAATIGNSDIFAEEKKGIPANELVDHKVAVVGMAAAVSPKVKVDNLTKQQLIDIFTGKITNWKDVGGDDMKITLVNRPKSSGTRATFNKFAMDGKEEAEGITEDSSGTVRKIIAETPGAIGYLALSYFNDSVKALKLDGVEANAENITTNKYPVWAYEHMYTKGEPTGNAKAFLEFILSDEVQKKTVTDLGFLPITDMKVERDAEGKVTQK
- the pstC gene encoding phosphate ABC transporter permease subunit PstC → MLTYNKRQFTENITGRTVALVCAALLVIVVLSITYFIASKGLSTFFVNGVSISEFLTQVKWDPEGEPAMYGVFPFILGSFLVTALAAIIAAPLGIGAAIFMTEIFPNFGKKVLKPVIELLVGIPSVVYGYVGLSLLVPFIREQFDVLGFSLLAGGLVLALMILPTITSVATDAIEAVPQDLRNASLALGATRWQTIWNVVLHSSLPGCLTAVVLGMARAFGEALAVQMVIGNTTKLPGSLLDPISTLTSGITLNMGNTIQGTPYNNALWSMALLLLAMSFVFIMILRFLGRKRMVK
- the pstB gene encoding phosphate ABC transporter ATP-binding protein PstB gives rise to the protein MSVLTMQDTIIQTRDVSVFYGEKRAVNNINMDIERNSVTAFIGPSGCGKSTLLRSLNRMNDLVPSCRVTGSIVVDGIDINSEQVNIEGLRQVVGMVFQRANPFFKSIYENIAFAPRFHGMRDKRELDELVETSLRKAALWDEVKDRLKDSALSLSGGQQQRLCIARAIAMQPTILLLDEPASALDPISTMKIEELVMQLKEEYTIVIVTHNLHQAARISERTAFFLLGELVEMDETSKIFTSPENERTEAYISGRFG
- a CDS encoding IS3 family transposase (programmed frameshift) — translated: MATRVSYPVEIKMKAIEMRLAGVTKKQIMQELNIKNKTQIQQWMRWYRSGDVHRLQQPVGKQYSFGRGPMYDSELEQVKAENRFLKQQLDVPKKVRGVGKEVSPEVIVPWMESIRGQVSVSQACAWLGIPRSTYYRWKAAYGKRNEDLVVGKIRQLCIQHKFRYGYRKITALMRAEMSINHKRVQRIMQREQLQCRVKVKKRKTTGQPSYVADHLLLRQFQASAPMQKLVTDITYLPYGSKLLYLSSIMDLYNGEIVAYSISDKQDTSLVLDTLYQLPDQPGMMLHSDQGSVYTSQAYQAAVKGKGITMSMSRKGTPADNAPIESFHSTLKSETFYLDNFICTTTAIVVQIVQNYIHYYNSIRIQTKLNNQSPIQFRQLAA
- a CDS encoding DUF378 domain-containing protein, which gives rise to MEKLALLLVIIGALNWGFIGLLQFDLIATLFGGAGTLMSRIVYTLVGLAGIYAIKFFVSERERT
- the pstA gene encoding phosphate ABC transporter permease PstA; its protein translation is MRARVMDRAATVVLTLIAILIIGTLVGLLGFILTQGWHKLNLDFLTSPPDIVNAGGGIGPQLFNSLYLLVLTMLIALPLGIGAGIYMAEYAPDNKFTQFIRMSIEVLSSLPSIVVGLFGLLVFVNMTGWGYTLFSGALALTVFNLPLLVRVTEDALRNVPRSQKEASLALGITKWRTIVSVILPAALPGIITGAILASGRVFGEAAALLFTAGMSSPNLNFTDFSFGSPTSPLNPFRPAETLAVHIWKVNSEGLTPDARDVADGAAAVLIIAVLLFNVSARWFGTWVYKKMTSGSN